From a single Raphanus sativus cultivar WK10039 chromosome 3, ASM80110v3, whole genome shotgun sequence genomic region:
- the LOC108838833 gene encoding uncharacterized protein At5g39865-like isoform X1 — protein MGSSASKTSSSSCCSASNSPPVTKHNSKFPSLSSPATVPRAFSFPMLPVHHPPAKKGDTHHLVSLTSTTYGSLQITDLEGPSDRQTFPHMSVSGKNNKKTHEPEGSRDSLSPDSVINTWELMNDLEDDYLDNCNDSVMSFSELTADHDVGVNGSALKPDDSYEFVRMEEDEEDWIPLPSKPKQPLWKHLAEESFLSDLDPNIISSYKRALSSRQLGKDTKPTSLLEYVRLSSLSSQSLEEQEKPRLSETEGDKKKIVLYFTSLRGIRKTYEDCCCVRSVLRGYQVKVEERDISMDSKYRKELQIALGEEKPVCLPQVFIRGVHIGGMEEVKKLNDGGELGEILKGFPVCDFVGACGCCGDARFVPCTSCGGSTKVFEEQEDAFKRCNICNENGLVRCKKCCLW, from the exons ATGGGTTCTTCTGCTTCTAaaacctcttcttcttcgtgtTGCTCGGCGTCAAACTCACCTCCGGTGACGAAACACAACTCCAAGTTCCCGTCGTTGTCGTCGCCTGCGACTGTTCCTAGAGCTTTCTCATTTCCAATGCTGCCGGTACATCATCCACCGGCTAAAAAAGGCGACACGCACCACCTCGTCTCTCTTACATCCACCACTTATGGTTCTCTTCAAATCACCGATCTCGAAGGACCCTCGGACAGACAAACATTTCCTCATATGTCCGTGTCCGGGAAGAATAACAAGAAGACGCATGAGCCAGAGGGGTCACGCGACTCGTTATCTCCTGACTCAGTGATTAACACATGGGAGCTCATGAACGACCTCGAGGACGACTATTTGGATAACTGCAACG ATTCGGTCATGTCTTTCTCTGAACTCACCGCGGATCATGACGTTGGTGTTAATGGGTCTGCACTGAAACCAGACGATTCTTATGAATTCGTGAGAAtggaagaagatgaggaagatTGGATTCCACTGCCTTCTAAACCTAAGCAGCCTCTGTGGAAACATCTAGCTGAAGAATCGTTTCTCTCTGATTTGGATCCTAACATCATCTCATCTTACAAGAGAGCATTGTCTTCAAGACAACTAGGTAAAGACACGAAACCAACCAGTTTACTAGAATATGTACGTTTGAGTTCACTGAGTTCTCAATCTTTGGAAGAGCAAGAGAAACCAAGACTGTCTGAAACAGAGGGTGACAAGAAGAAGATAGTATTGTACTTCACTAGCCTCAGAGGAATCCGAAAGACTTATGAGGATTGCTGTTGCGTAAGGAGTGTATTGAGAGGGTATCAGGTTAAGGTAGAGGAACGTGACATCTCAATGGACTCCAAATACAGGAAAGAGCTTCAGATTGCGCTCGGAGAGGAGAAACCGGTTTGTTTGCCTCAGGTGTTCATAAGAGGAGTCCACATTGGTGGAATGGAGGAGGTCAAGAAACTCAACGATGGAGGTGAGCTAGGTGAGATATTGAAAGGGTTTCCTGTTTGTGATTTCGTAGGAGCTTGTGGATGCTGTGGGGATGCAAGGTTTGTGCCGTGTACTAGTTGTGGTGGTAGCACCAAAGTGTTTGAGGAACAAGAAGATGCGTTTAAGAGATGCAATATATGCAATGAAAATGGATTGGTACGTTGTAAGAAATGTTGTCTCTGGTGA
- the LOC130509039 gene encoding uncharacterized protein LOC130509039 — protein MNLRSKGTSDLVPLVPDIRALERGISRQRRAQQDIDMDPPANGQGVNPQHPPRPARPIGTYDRPNINGHRLGIRAPAVEANNFEVKPGLLNVIENNKYHGLAVEDPFDHLDKFDSYCGLSKTNGVSEDAFKLKLFPFSLGDKARQWEKSLPSDSITTWDDCKRAFLEKFFSTSRTAKLRNEISSFQQKNLEGFSEAWERFKGYQAQCPHHGFSKESLLSTFYRGALPKYRSRLDTASNGFFLGRTEADAEELVDNMVKSDAVYSGDHDRGDRTDDKQTRKELKALQDKIDILIADKATQEQLNFVGNPAQEAPPGANEVDGLEGQEELCFINNNGSWYKKEPNFQYNNYQQRSYPNNQQNGYQPRSNQQGNSQPQQNPPPGFPNKGNPSSQQQAHPFSSAPPASSTDILLKQILESQTRSEKHVGYELKNLHNKIDGSYNELNNKFKALENQFASLTTHQNRQQGSLPGKPEQNPKETMKAVTLRSGKQLPPPALTKDAEKQGGGVAINIDDEVVIVDEKINDEILEKIVEAKGKGKVGEEKQPVKDGQAAAPATENPFVPPPYEPKLPFPGRFKKQLLEKYKALFEKQMSEVQITMPIIDAFMLVPQYSKFLKDAVAAKKKEMQGMMILTHECNAIIQRLDVPKKLEDPGCFTLPCALGPMVFERCLCDLGASVSLMPLSVAKKLGFTQYKKCRLSLVLADRSVKYPVGILEDLPLMVGNCEIPTDFVVLEMGEEAQDPLILGRPFLATAGAIVNVKEGKIDLHLGKRHILHFDIKEVMKKPTVQGQIFYIEEMDALADELLEELSLEDPLQLALTVEKEAEVIENLESTAYGMMLDSHKGFESKDQYEELPQVVHQVASVTQQENTQHDDWSELKAPKVELKPLPHGVRYAFLGPNETYPVIVSSELTEPELAELLKTLKRFRKAIGYSLDDIKGISPTLCMHRIHLEDESMTSIEHQRRLNPNLKDVVKKEILKLLDAGVIYPISDSKWVSPVHVVPKKGGITVVKNDKDELIPTRTITGHRMCIDYRKLNSASRKDHFPLPFIDQMLERLANHPFYCFLDGYSGFFQIPIHPNDQEKTTFTCPYGTFAYRRMPFGLCNAPATFQRCMMSIFSDLIEDVVEVFMDDFSVYGSSFSACLSNLCRVLQRCEDTNLVLNWEKCHFMVKEGIVLGHKISEKGIEVDKAKIDVMVSLAPPKTVKDIRSFLGHAGFYRRFIQDFSKIARPLTRLLCKEEIFLFGKECLEAFKKLKNELVNAPIVQPPDWSLPFEIMCDASDYAVGAVLGQKKDGKTHVIYYASQTLNDAQMKYATTEKEMLAIVFAFEKFRSYLVGSKVIVYTDHAALRHLLAKKDAKPRLLRWILLLQEFDLEIRDKPGVENGVADHLSRLKIECGVPIDEGLPEEQIMAIGAVMAACETGRKLEEVKATEEKEPWYADLVNYLATGKEPLNLVGYAKKKFFKDVKRYYWDEPYLYILCKDQLYRRVVANEEVEGILTHCHGSSYGGHFATFKTVAKVLQAGFWWPHMFKDTQDFVLRCDSCQRRGNITKRNEMPQNPILEVEVFDVWGIDFMGPFPSSHGNKYILVAVDYVSKWVEAIASPTNDAKVVTKMFKSVIFPRFGVPRVVISDGGSHFINKLIEGLLKKKGVKHKVATPYHPQTSGQVEVSNREIKSILEKIVGITRKDWSTKLDDALWAYRTAYKTPLGTTPFNLVYGKSCHLPVELEYKALWAVKLLNFDIKNAKEKRLFQLHELDEIRMDAFENSRIYKEKTKAFHDKSILKRDFQEGDQVLLYNSRLKLFPGKLKSRWSGPFKVKEIRPYGAIVLWGTDGRDFTVNGQRVKLYMATAPREDGVSTPLSDPTPA, from the coding sequence atgaacttgaggagcaagggcaCATCAGACCTAGTTCCACTTGTACCTGACATCAGAGCACTTGAGAGAGGTATATCCAGACAGAGAAGAGCTCAGCAGGACATCGATATGGATCCACCTGCAAACGGTCAAGGGGTTAACCCTCAGCACCCTCCGCGACCTGCTCGACCGATTGGTACCTATGACCGTCCCAACATCAATGGTCATAGGCTTGGCATTAGAGCCCCAGCTGTGGAGGCTAACAACTTTGAGGTCAAACCAGGACTCCTCAACGTGAtcgagaacaacaagtatcatggctTGGCTGTAGaagacccatttgatcacttggacaagtttgacagctactgtggtttgTCAAAGACCAATGGTGTGTCCGAGGATGCCTTCAAactcaagctattccctttctctctgggagataaggcacgtcagtgggagaagtctctacctaGCGACTCCATCACCACCTGGGATGACTGCAAGAgagcattcttggagaagttcttctctacttcaagaactgctaagCTAAGAAACGAGATATCCAGTTTCCagcagaagaacttggaaggcttcagtgaagcttgggagagattcaagggctaccaagctcagtgtccacaccatggtttctccaaagagagcttgctgagcacttTCTACAGGGGTGCACTTCCTAAGTACAGATCCAGATTGGATACTGCAAGTAATGGGTTCTTCTTGGGGAGAACTGAAGCagatgcagaggagctggttgacaacatggtgaAGAGTGacgcagtctacagtggagaccatgacagaggAGATAGAACTGATGATAAGCAGACGAGGAAAGAGTTAAAGGCTTTGCAGGATAAGATCGACATTCTGATTGCTGATAAGGCTACACAAGAGCAGCTGAACTTCGTTGGTAACCCAGCACAAGAAGCACCTCCTGGTGCTAATGAAGTTGATGGTTTGGAGGGTCAAGAGGAActgtgtttcatcaacaacaatggcagttggtacaagaaggagcccaattttcagtacaacaactaccaacaacGATCTTACCcaaacaaccagcagaatgGTTACCAACCTAGGAGCAACCAGCAAGGCAACTCTCAGCCTCAGCAGAATCCTCCTCCTGGTTTTCCCAACAAAGGAAACCCATCTTCTCAGCAGCAAGCTCATCCTTTTAGTTCTGCTCCTCCAGCCAGCAGCACAGATATTCTACTGAAACAAATCTTGGAGTCTCAAACTAGAAGTGAAAAGCATGTTGGCTATGAGCTCAAGAATCTCCACAACAAGATTGATGgtagctacaatgagctcaacaacaagttcaagGCCTTGGAGAACCAATTTGCTTCTTTGACTACTCACCAAAACCGCCAGCAAGGTTCTCTACCTGGAAAACCTGAGCAAAACCCCAAAGAAACAATGAAGGCTGTTACTCTTAGGAGTGGAAAGCAGTTGCCTCCTCCAGctctcaccaaggatgctgagaaacaaggagGGGGGGTAGCCATCAACATTGATGATGAGGTTGTGATTGTGGATGAGAAGATCAATGATGAGATCTTAGAGAAGATTGTGGAAGCCAAAGGCAAAGGAAAGgtgggagaagagaagcaaCCAGTGAAAGATGGTCAAGCTGCTGCTCCAGCAACTGAGAACCCTTTTGTTCCCCCTCCTTATGAGCCCAAACTTCCATTCCCTGGAAGGTTTAAAAAACAGCTGTTGGAGAAGTACAAAGCCTTGTTTGaaaagcagatgagtgaagttcagattacaatgcccatcattgatgctttcatgctggttcctcaatacagcaagttcctCAAAGATGCTGTAGCtgcaaagaagaaggagatgcaAGGTATGATGATCCTCACTCATGAGTgtaatgccatcattcagagacTTGATGTTCCAAAGAAACTAGAAGacccaggatgcttcacactgccttgtgctcttggacctatggtttTTGAGagatgtctctgcgatttgggagctagtgtcagcttgatgcctttgtcagttgcaaagaagcttggtttcactcagtacaagaagtgtagactctcattggtgttggctgatcgttcagtaAAGTACCCTGTTGGCATCTTGGAAGACCTTCCTCTTATGGTCGGAAACTGTGAAATCCCTACAGATTTCGTGGTACTTGAGATGGGCGAAGAAGCTCAAGACCCCTTAATCCTTGGGAGACCTTTCTTAGCTACAGctggagctattgtgaatgtgaaagaaggcaagattgATCTCCACTTGGGTAAAAGGCATattctccactttgacatcaaggaggtTATGAAGAAACCAACTGTACAAGGGCAAATCTTCTACATTGAAGAGATGGATGCTCTGGCTGATGAACTCCTTGAAGAGCTGTCTCTAGAAGATCCTCTACAGCTGGCTTTGACAGTGGAGAAAGAGGCTGAAGTGATTGAGAACCTGGAGAGTACTGCCTATGGGATGATGCTGGATTCACACAAGGGGTTTGAGAGTAAGGATCAGTATGAAGAGCTGCCACAAGTGGTCCATCAAGTAGCTTCAGTGACTCAACAAGAGAACACCCAGCATGATGACTGGAGCGAGCTTAAGGCACCCAAGGTGGAGCTCAAACCACTTCCCCATGGTGTAAGGTATGCATTCCTTGGCCCTAATGAGAcctatcctgtcattgtgagtagTGAACTTACTGAACCTGAGCTTGCTGAACTTTTGAAAACActtaaaagatttagaaaagcAATAGGTTACTCCCTTGATGATATTAAAGGGATCTCACCCACTTTGTGCATGCATAGGATACATCTTGAGGATGAATCAATGACTTCTATCGAGCATCAAAGAAGGTTAAATCCTAACCTGAAGGATGTTGTAAAGAAGGagattcttaaactcttagatgctGGTGTGATTTACCCTATTTCAGATTCTAAATGGGTATCTCCTGTGCATGTGGTTCCAAAGAAGGGTGGGATCACTGTGGTGAAAAATGATAAGGATGAATTAATACCCACAAGAACCATCACAGGACATAGAATGTGCATTGATTACCGAAAACTGAACTCTGCATCTAGAAAGgatcattttccattgccatTTATTGATCAGATGCTTGAGAGACTTGCAAATCATCCATTCTATTGTTTTCTTGACGGGTATTCAGGGTTCTTCCAAATACCCATACATCCcaatgatcaagagaaaacgACATTCACATGCCCCTATGGTACCTTTGCTTATCGAAGAATGCCATTTGGGCTGTGTAATGCTCCAGCCACCTTCCAAAGGTGCATGATGTCAATTTTCTCTGATCTTATTGAGGATGTTGTGGAGGTGTTTATGGATGACTTCTCTGTCTACGGATCTTCTTTTTCTGCTTGTTTGTCTAATTTGTGCAGGGtcctacagagatgtgaagacaccaaccttgtGCTCAACTGGGAGAAGTGTCACTTCATGGTTAAGGAAGGGATTGTTCTTGGgcacaagatatcagagaaggGGATTGAGGTAGACAAAGCAAAGATTGATGTGATGGTCAGTTTGGCTCCCCCAAAGACAGTGAAAGACATCAGAAGCTTCTTGGGGCATGCTGGTTTCTATAGAAGGTTCATTCAGGACTTCTCCAAGATCGCCAGGCCACTCACTAGACTGTTATGCAAGGAAGAGATCTTTCTCTTTGGTAAGGAATGTCTAGAAGCTTTCAAGAAGTTGAAGAATGAGCTTGTAAATGCTCCCATTGTCCAGCCACCAGATTGGAGTCTACCCTTTGAGATCATGTGTGATGCTAGTGACTATGCTGTGGGAGCTGTCTTGGGACAGAAGAAAGATGGCAAGACtcatgtgatctactatgcGAGCCAAACCTTGAATGATGCTCAGATGAAGTATGCCACAACTGAGAAGGAGATGCTAGCCATTGTATTTGCATTTGAGAAGTTCAGGAGCTATTTGGTGGGGTCTAAAGTCATTGTCTACACAGATCATGCAGCTTTGAGACACCTTTTGGCCAAGAAAGATGCAAAACCGAGGCTTTTGAGATGGATCCTTTTGCTCCAGGAGTTTGATTTGGAGATTAGAGACAAACCTGGAGTtgaaaatggtgtagctgatcaCTTGTCTAGACTGAAGATAGAATGTGGTGTTCCTATTGATGAGGGACTTCCAGAAGAGCAGATCATGGCTATTGGAGCAGTGATGGCAGCCTGTGAGACTGGTAGAAAGCTTGAAGAAGTTAAAGCTACTGAAGAGAAGGAACCTTGGTATGCTGATTTGGTGAACTACTTAGCCACAGGAAAAGAACCTTTGAATCTTGTGGGCtatgccaagaagaagttctTCAAGGATGTGAAGAGATACTATTGGGACGAGCCTTACCTATACATTCTCTGCAAGGATCAGCTCTACAGAAGAGTGGTTGCCAATGAAGAAGTTGAAGGGATCCTTACACACTGTCATGGATCATCTTATGGAGGTcattttgccaccttcaagactgttgCAAAAGTGCTACAAGCAGGATTCTGGTGGCCACACATGTTCAAAGATACACAAGATTTTGTTTTGAGGTGTGATTCATGCCAAAGAAGAGGAAATATTACCAAGAGGAATGAGATGCCTCAGAATCCTATCCTTGAGGTTGAAGTGTTTGACGTGTGGGGCATTGACTTCATGGGACCATTCCCCTCATCTCATGGCAACAAATACATCCTTGTGGCTGTTGATTATGtttcaaaatgggtggaagccATAGCAAGTCCCACCAATGATGCAAAGGTGGTAACCAAAATGTTCAAGAGTGTCATCTTTCCAAGGTTTGGAGTCCCAAGAGTTGTGATCAGTGATGGAGGCTCCCACTTTATCAACAAACTGATTGAAGGACTTCTCAAGAAGAAAGGTGTGAAGCACAAGGTAGcaactccttaccatcctcagaCAAGTGGTCAGGTTGAGGTTtctaacagagagatcaagtcCATTTTGGAAAAGATTGTGGGGATTACAAGGAAGGATTGGTCTACTAAgcttgatgatgcactttgggctTATAGGACAGCTTACAAGACACCCTTGGGAACCACACCTTTCAACCTTGTGTATGGGAAATCTTGTCATCTGCCAGTGGAGCTTGAGTACAAGGCACTATGGGCAGTGAAATTGCTGAACTTTGACATCAAGAATGCCAAAGAGAAGAGACTTTTTCAGCTCCATGAACTTGATGAGATAAGGATGGATGCTTTTGAGAATTCAAGGATCTataaggaaaagaccaaggcttTCCACGACAAGAGCATTCTGAAGAGAGACTTCCAGGAAGGAGACCAAGTTCTTCTTTACAACTCTAGGCTAAAGCTGTTTCCAGGAAAGCTCAAGTCAAGGTGGTCCGGTCCATTCAAGGTCAAGGAGATCAGACCTTATGGAGCTATTGTTTTGTGGGGTACTGATGGAAGAGACTTCACAGTCAACGGGCAAAGAGTTAAGCTCTACATGGCCACAGCACCAAGGGAAGATGGAGtctcaactccactttctgatCCCACCCCGGCCTAA
- the LOC108838833 gene encoding uncharacterized protein At5g39865-like isoform X2: MGSSASKTSSSSCCSASNSPPVTKHNSKFPSLSSPATVPRAFSFPMLPVHHPPAKKGDTHHLVSLTSTTYGSLQITDLEGPSDRQTFPHMSVSGKNNKKTHEPEGSRDSLSPDSVINTWELMNDLEDDYLDNCNDSVMSFSELTADHDVGVNGSALKPDDSYEFVRMEEDEEDWIPLPSKPKQPLWKHLAEESFLSDLDPNIISSYKRALSSRQLEQEKPRLSETEGDKKKIVLYFTSLRGIRKTYEDCCCVRSVLRGYQVKVEERDISMDSKYRKELQIALGEEKPVCLPQVFIRGVHIGGMEEVKKLNDGGELGEILKGFPVCDFVGACGCCGDARFVPCTSCGGSTKVFEEQEDAFKRCNICNENGLVRCKKCCLW, translated from the exons ATGGGTTCTTCTGCTTCTAaaacctcttcttcttcgtgtTGCTCGGCGTCAAACTCACCTCCGGTGACGAAACACAACTCCAAGTTCCCGTCGTTGTCGTCGCCTGCGACTGTTCCTAGAGCTTTCTCATTTCCAATGCTGCCGGTACATCATCCACCGGCTAAAAAAGGCGACACGCACCACCTCGTCTCTCTTACATCCACCACTTATGGTTCTCTTCAAATCACCGATCTCGAAGGACCCTCGGACAGACAAACATTTCCTCATATGTCCGTGTCCGGGAAGAATAACAAGAAGACGCATGAGCCAGAGGGGTCACGCGACTCGTTATCTCCTGACTCAGTGATTAACACATGGGAGCTCATGAACGACCTCGAGGACGACTATTTGGATAACTGCAACG ATTCGGTCATGTCTTTCTCTGAACTCACCGCGGATCATGACGTTGGTGTTAATGGGTCTGCACTGAAACCAGACGATTCTTATGAATTCGTGAGAAtggaagaagatgaggaagatTGGATTCCACTGCCTTCTAAACCTAAGCAGCCTCTGTGGAAACATCTAGCTGAAGAATCGTTTCTCTCTGATTTGGATCCTAACATCATCTCATCTTACAAGAGAGCATTGTCTTCAAGACAACTAG AGCAAGAGAAACCAAGACTGTCTGAAACAGAGGGTGACAAGAAGAAGATAGTATTGTACTTCACTAGCCTCAGAGGAATCCGAAAGACTTATGAGGATTGCTGTTGCGTAAGGAGTGTATTGAGAGGGTATCAGGTTAAGGTAGAGGAACGTGACATCTCAATGGACTCCAAATACAGGAAAGAGCTTCAGATTGCGCTCGGAGAGGAGAAACCGGTTTGTTTGCCTCAGGTGTTCATAAGAGGAGTCCACATTGGTGGAATGGAGGAGGTCAAGAAACTCAACGATGGAGGTGAGCTAGGTGAGATATTGAAAGGGTTTCCTGTTTGTGATTTCGTAGGAGCTTGTGGATGCTGTGGGGATGCAAGGTTTGTGCCGTGTACTAGTTGTGGTGGTAGCACCAAAGTGTTTGAGGAACAAGAAGATGCGTTTAAGAGATGCAATATATGCAATGAAAATGGATTGGTACGTTGTAAGAAATGTTGTCTCTGGTGA